One genomic window of Paenisporosarcina antarctica includes the following:
- the hprK gene encoding HPr(Ser) kinase/phosphatase has translation MQVTTKDVMEKFDLTLVSGQEGVGKHIAVSDISRPGLEMAGYFTHYPANRVQLLGKTELSFYDMLLPHERVERMQKLCSPDTPAIIISHGLKVPQELKIASNEEHVPVLTAKMATTRFSSLLTNFLESKLAPTTAVHGVLLDIYGVGVLITGKSGVGKSETALELVKRGHRLVADDCVEIRQETENTLVGNAPKLIEHLLEIRGLGIIDVMTLFGASAIRSFKRISLVIELENWDEQKTYDRLGLEDEKMKIIETDLTKLTIPVRPGRNLAVIIEVAAMNHRLKRMGFNAAEEFSNRLNDVISQNEHSTY, from the coding sequence GTGCAAGTTACTACAAAAGATGTAATGGAAAAATTTGATTTAACCCTTGTTAGTGGTCAAGAAGGTGTCGGCAAACATATTGCTGTCAGCGATATATCACGCCCGGGTTTAGAAATGGCCGGATATTTCACACACTATCCAGCAAACCGTGTACAGTTACTTGGAAAAACAGAACTTTCTTTTTACGATATGTTATTGCCTCATGAACGAGTGGAACGCATGCAGAAACTATGTTCACCTGATACACCAGCGATTATCATTTCGCATGGTTTGAAAGTGCCGCAAGAATTGAAAATCGCTTCAAATGAAGAACATGTTCCAGTCCTTACAGCCAAAATGGCAACCACACGTTTTTCGAGTTTACTGACAAACTTTCTAGAAAGTAAACTAGCACCTACTACGGCAGTACATGGAGTGCTTCTCGATATTTATGGTGTTGGCGTATTAATTACAGGGAAAAGTGGTGTTGGTAAAAGTGAGACTGCTCTAGAGCTTGTAAAAAGAGGGCACCGATTAGTTGCTGACGATTGTGTTGAAATTAGACAAGAAACAGAAAATACGCTTGTTGGAAATGCTCCTAAACTGATTGAACATTTACTTGAAATTCGTGGTCTGGGCATTATTGATGTTATGACTTTGTTTGGTGCAAGTGCAATACGTAGCTTTAAACGAATATCTCTTGTAATTGAATTAGAGAATTGGGATGAACAGAAGACGTATGATCGTTTAGGACTAGAAGATGAAAAAATGAAAATTATAGAAACAGATTTGACCAAACTCACTATTCCCGTTCGACCTGGTCGAAACTTAGCAGTTATTATAGAAGTAGCAGCCATGAACCATCGTTTGAAGCGAATGGGTTTCAATGCAGCAGAGGAATTCTCCAATCGTTTAAACGATGTTATTAGTCAAAATGAACATTCTACATATTAA
- the lgt gene encoding prolipoprotein diacylglyceryl transferase has translation MNLLLEAINPIAISIGPIAVRWYGVIIAFGIVLAFIVAQREMVKRSFHQDFLTDLLIWAVPLAILGARLYYVLFKWEYYAENPSKILQVWEGGLAIHGALIASFITAYVFTRKRNKSFLKVADIVAPSLLIGQTIGRWGNFMNQEAHGGEVSRSFLENMFLPDWIINQMRIDGIYYHPTFLYESLWNFAGVVILILLRRVNLMRGEMFLFYIIWYSFGRFFIEGMRTDSLYLIGELRTAQVISIVAIVVAIILVVYRRVTIKKPVRYKDA, from the coding sequence ATGAATTTATTACTTGAAGCAATTAATCCCATTGCAATTTCAATTGGACCGATTGCAGTACGATGGTACGGAGTCATTATTGCGTTCGGCATTGTGCTAGCGTTTATTGTTGCGCAACGTGAAATGGTCAAACGGTCATTTCATCAGGATTTTCTAACAGATTTATTAATCTGGGCAGTACCGCTAGCAATTTTAGGGGCGCGTCTATATTATGTGTTATTTAAATGGGAGTATTATGCTGAAAATCCTAGTAAAATCCTTCAAGTATGGGAGGGGGGATTGGCGATACATGGTGCGTTGATTGCCTCATTTATTACAGCCTATGTTTTTACAAGAAAACGCAATAAATCATTTTTAAAAGTTGCAGATATTGTGGCACCAAGTCTTTTAATTGGGCAAACAATTGGACGTTGGGGAAACTTTATGAACCAAGAAGCTCATGGAGGAGAAGTGTCACGTTCTTTTTTAGAAAATATGTTTTTACCGGATTGGATTATTAATCAAATGCGTATTGATGGTATATATTATCATCCTACATTTTTATATGAATCACTGTGGAACTTTGCAGGTGTAGTAATACTAATATTATTACGTCGTGTTAACTTGATGCGTGGAGAAATGTTCTTATTTTATATTATTTGGTATTCTTTCGGACGATTCTTTATTGAAGGTATGCGAACCGATAGTTTGTATTTAATTGGTGAACTTCGCACAGCACAAGTGATATCAATTGTTGCAATAGTTGTGGCAATCATATTGGTTGTTTACCGTCGCGTAACTATTAAAAAGCCTGTGCGCTATAAAGACGCATAA
- a CDS encoding nucleoside recognition domain-containing protein, protein MSTIKNGLLAGLKTSWTLSKIIFPITLLIVILQYTPVLPWVIDFVSPVMGIFGLRGDAAIPLVLGNALNLYAGIAGILSLELTVKEVFILAVMLSFSHNIFIETGVALKVGVKLWVVLLVRFGLAAISAIVINLVWSGGSDIAQYGMAPKVAEIPEGWMEIILLGFQKASFGVLQLALVVIPLMIVIQYLKDKQYLLKFSRKLAPFMKLLGIEQNASMTLVSGLVIGLAFGAGVMIQAVQDDGVSKKDATLVFIFLVACHAVIEDTLIFIPLGIPIWPLFLLRLGTAFVLTIVVATIWKRAEQTKRKEVLLHDN, encoded by the coding sequence ATGTCTACAATAAAAAATGGATTATTAGCTGGATTAAAAACATCTTGGACACTTAGCAAGATTATTTTTCCCATTACATTGTTGATTGTCATCTTGCAGTATACGCCTGTGTTGCCGTGGGTCATCGACTTCGTATCTCCCGTTATGGGGATTTTTGGGTTGCGAGGAGATGCAGCAATTCCATTAGTTTTAGGGAACGCTCTAAACTTGTATGCGGGAATTGCTGGAATTCTGTCATTAGAATTGACAGTAAAAGAAGTATTTATTTTGGCTGTTATGCTATCGTTCTCTCATAATATATTTATTGAAACTGGAGTTGCGTTAAAAGTTGGCGTTAAATTGTGGGTTGTTCTTCTCGTGAGATTTGGACTAGCCGCAATATCTGCGATTGTGATTAATCTTGTTTGGTCGGGTGGTTCAGACATTGCTCAATATGGGATGGCTCCAAAAGTGGCTGAAATACCTGAAGGTTGGATGGAGATCATATTACTAGGGTTTCAAAAAGCAAGCTTCGGTGTATTGCAGCTAGCATTGGTGGTTATCCCACTTATGATTGTTATTCAATACTTAAAAGACAAACAATACTTACTAAAGTTTTCGCGAAAACTGGCACCGTTTATGAAGTTACTTGGCATTGAGCAAAATGCTTCGATGACGCTAGTCTCTGGGTTAGTAATTGGCTTAGCATTTGGTGCAGGAGTGATGATCCAAGCAGTACAAGATGACGGCGTCAGTAAGAAAGACGCCACTCTGGTTTTTATCTTTTTAGTCGCTTGTCACGCAGTAATAGAAGATACGCTCATTTTTATACCGCTCGGGATTCCGATTTGGCCATTATTCTTACTTAGACTTGGGACTGCATTTGTTTTAACTATAGTAGTAGCCACGATTTGGAAACGAGCTGAACAAACGAAACGAAAGGAAGTGCTACTTCATGACAATTAA
- a CDS encoding acyltransferase, protein MRRTERFVVEGANSLWHIYKTVSFWKVMKNFIVIQLGRYSPSLSFKNFLYRNFLHMKIGDETSFALMVMPDVMFPERITIGKNSIIGYNTTLLAHEYLINEYRIGEVRIGDRVLIGANSTILPGVNIGDDAIVSAATLVHKDVPAGSFVGGNPMKVIYTAEEMATRRLMQPEKTS, encoded by the coding sequence ATGAGGAGGACTGAACGTTTTGTTGTAGAAGGAGCAAATTCCCTTTGGCATATATACAAAACGGTATCATTTTGGAAAGTGATGAAAAATTTCATCGTTATTCAACTTGGGAGATACAGCCCTTCACTGTCATTTAAAAACTTTCTTTATCGGAATTTTTTACATATGAAAATTGGAGACGAGACGTCGTTTGCATTAATGGTCATGCCAGATGTAATGTTTCCAGAAAGAATTACGATAGGAAAAAATTCGATTATTGGCTACAATACGACTCTTTTAGCACATGAATACTTAATTAATGAATATCGAATTGGAGAAGTCAGGATAGGTGACCGTGTTCTAATAGGTGCAAACTCTACGATTCTCCCAGGTGTAAATATCGGAGATGATGCAATCGTATCTGCTGCCACCCTTGTGCATAAAGATGTCCCAGCAGGTAGTTTTGTCGGTGGAAATCCAATGAAAGTTATTTATACAGCAGAAGAAATGGCGACTCGTCGTCTTATGCAACCCGAAAAGACCTCATGA